Proteins found in one Halobaculum sp. MBLA0147 genomic segment:
- the neuB gene encoding N-acetylneuraminate synthase has translation MRIDGTPIGVEEGVYYIAEAGVNHNGDIEIAKKLIDAAADAGADAVKLQTFSADDLVVESAPKAEYQKQHTDESQYEMLQKYELDRAEHEELLDHAEECSVTLLSTPCDGESVRLLDELDRPAIKIGSGDLNNHPMLEQIAVAGRPMIVSTGMSTMPEVERAVEVIREANPDVPLALLHCTSEYPTAVEDVNLRAMERMAEQFSVPVGHSDHTTAVETPAMAVAAGACIVEKHFTLGRRLPGPDHEASLEPDELRESVRFARASALARGSSVKRPTAGEWTTRTRVRKSLHTSRELSPGESLSRADLTVVRPADGLPPGALDRVVGRTVTERVEREAPVTADVVEGDIDLSGLPSLDVDRREQTDE, from the coding sequence ATGAGGATCGACGGGACACCGATCGGTGTCGAGGAAGGTGTGTACTACATTGCTGAGGCCGGTGTTAACCACAATGGGGACATCGAAATCGCAAAGAAGTTGATCGACGCGGCTGCCGACGCCGGGGCGGACGCGGTCAAGTTGCAGACGTTCTCTGCGGACGACCTCGTGGTCGAGTCGGCCCCGAAAGCCGAGTATCAGAAGCAGCACACCGACGAGTCACAGTACGAGATGCTCCAGAAGTACGAACTGGACAGAGCAGAACACGAGGAACTGCTCGACCACGCCGAGGAGTGCTCGGTAACGCTGCTCTCGACGCCGTGCGACGGGGAGAGTGTCCGGCTCTTGGACGAACTGGACCGCCCGGCTATCAAGATCGGGTCGGGTGACCTGAACAACCACCCGATGCTCGAACAGATCGCGGTGGCCGGACGGCCGATGATCGTCAGCACCGGGATGAGCACGATGCCGGAAGTCGAGCGAGCGGTCGAGGTGATCCGGGAGGCGAACCCGGACGTGCCGCTCGCGCTGCTTCACTGCACCAGCGAGTACCCCACCGCGGTGGAGGACGTGAACCTGCGGGCGATGGAACGGATGGCCGAGCAGTTCTCCGTTCCTGTCGGACACTCAGATCACACCACCGCCGTCGAGACGCCAGCGATGGCTGTGGCCGCGGGTGCCTGTATCGTCGAGAAGCACTTCACACTGGGTAGACGCCTTCCCGGTCCCGACCACGAGGCCTCGCTCGAACCAGACGAACTACGCGAGTCGGTCCGGTTCGCTCGGGCCAGCGCGCTCGCCCGTGGGAGCAGTGTCAAACGGCCCACGGCCGGCGAGTGGACCACCCGGACACGCGTCCGGAAGAGCCTCCACACCAGCCGCGAACTCTCCCCCGGCGAGTCGCTGTCGCGGGCGGACCTGACGGTGGTCCGTCCTGCCGACGGCCTCCCGCCCGGGGCACTCGACCGTGTCGTCGGACGAACGGTCACGGAGAGAGTCGAGCGAGAGGCACCGGTGACCGCCGACGTCGTCGAGGGAGACATCGACCTCTCGGGCCTCCCGTCGCTCGACGTCGACCGACGGGAGCAGACAGATGAGTAG
- the glmS gene encoding glutamine--fructose-6-phosphate transaminase (isomerizing) has translation MCGIIGVAGRGDDTLSVVLDGLETLEYRGYDSAGVALTDDTVEIVKKEGKLEVLRELLAERSDRPSGVVGIGHTRWSTHGPPADVNAHPHTDGEGRVAVVHNGIVENYQALRDELGEQGVTFESDTDTEVVPKLIAAGLDEELDPERAVRAAVERLEGSYAIVATVAGEDRLFAARNDSPLVLGVGDGAYYLASDVPAFLEHTRDVVYLDDGEFAVVSADGYRVTDADGEPVEKRVRTVEWEAEQTGKGGYDHFMLKEIHEQPTALRQSLSGRTDALAGRVTLEEMAGLATPDRVQFVAAGTSYHAGLYGAELLRRAGVPADSYLSSEYATSPAPVSADTLVIGVTQSGETADTLSALREARDRGAQTLAVTNVVGSTAARECDDALYIRAGPEIGVAATKTFTSQLVTLNLLVEHLAGQDAGTRELLPALRDVPGDLQAVLDQSTAMEVVDDYLGEESFFFVGRGLHYPVALEGALKFKEITYEHAEGFAAGELKHGTLALVTEETPVFAVVTGDDERARRTIGNVKEVQARGAPVVAVTDGVSEVGRYVDHVLEIPETHNRVVPVLANVQLQLVAYHMANRLSRSIDKPRNLAKSVTVE, from the coding sequence ATGTGTGGGATCATCGGCGTCGCCGGGCGCGGCGACGACACGCTGTCCGTCGTCTTGGACGGACTGGAGACGCTGGAGTACCGCGGGTACGACTCGGCGGGCGTCGCGTTGACCGACGACACCGTCGAGATCGTCAAGAAGGAGGGGAAACTGGAGGTGCTGCGCGAGCTGCTCGCCGAGCGGAGCGATCGGCCGTCGGGTGTCGTTGGCATCGGACACACCCGCTGGAGTACACACGGGCCGCCGGCCGACGTGAACGCACACCCCCACACGGACGGCGAGGGGCGCGTCGCGGTCGTTCACAACGGGATCGTCGAGAACTACCAGGCGCTGCGCGACGAACTCGGCGAGCAGGGGGTCACCTTCGAGAGCGACACGGACACGGAAGTCGTCCCGAAGCTGATCGCCGCGGGACTCGACGAGGAGCTCGATCCAGAACGGGCGGTGCGTGCGGCCGTCGAGCGACTGGAGGGGAGTTACGCCATCGTCGCGACGGTCGCCGGCGAGGACCGCCTGTTCGCGGCGCGCAACGACTCACCGCTCGTGTTGGGCGTCGGCGACGGGGCCTACTACCTGGCGAGTGACGTGCCGGCGTTCCTCGAACACACCCGCGACGTGGTGTACTTGGACGACGGGGAGTTCGCGGTCGTCTCGGCGGACGGCTACCGCGTGACGGACGCGGACGGCGAGCCCGTCGAGAAGCGCGTCCGGACCGTCGAGTGGGAAGCCGAACAGACCGGGAAAGGTGGGTACGACCACTTCATGCTCAAGGAGATCCACGAGCAGCCGACCGCGCTCCGGCAGAGTCTCAGCGGCCGGACGGACGCGCTGGCGGGGCGGGTCACGTTGGAGGAGATGGCGGGACTCGCGACGCCGGATCGTGTGCAGTTCGTCGCCGCGGGCACCTCCTATCACGCCGGCTTGTACGGTGCGGAGCTGTTGCGGCGGGCGGGTGTCCCAGCGGACTCCTACCTCTCGAGCGAGTACGCCACGTCGCCGGCACCCGTGTCCGCGGACACGCTGGTGATCGGTGTGACCCAGAGCGGCGAGACCGCCGACACCCTCTCGGCGCTGCGAGAGGCGCGGGATCGCGGCGCACAGACGCTGGCCGTGACGAACGTCGTTGGCTCGACGGCCGCCCGCGAGTGTGACGACGCGTTGTACATCCGCGCCGGTCCGGAGATCGGTGTGGCGGCGACGAAGACGTTCACCTCGCAGTTGGTGACGCTGAACCTCCTCGTGGAGCACTTGGCGGGGCAAGACGCCGGGACACGGGAACTTCTCCCGGCGCTGCGGGACGTGCCCGGGGACCTGCAGGCGGTGTTGGACCAGAGCACCGCCATGGAAGTGGTCGACGACTACCTCGGGGAGGAGTCGTTCTTCTTCGTCGGGCGGGGGCTTCACTACCCGGTCGCGCTGGAGGGGGCGTTGAAGTTCAAGGAGATCACCTACGAGCACGCCGAGGGGTTCGCCGCCGGCGAGTTGAAACACGGCACACTCGCGTTGGTGACCGAGGAGACGCCCGTCTTCGCGGTCGTCACCGGCGACGACGAGCGGGCACGCAGGACCATCGGGAACGTCAAAGAGGTGCAGGCGCGTGGGGCGCCGGTCGTCGCGGTGACGGACGGAGTCTCCGAGGTGGGCCGGTACGTCGACCACGTGCTGGAGATTCCCGAGACACACAACCGCGTCGTGCCGGTGTTGGCGAACGTGCAACTGCAGTTGGTCGCCTACCACATGGCGAACCGCCTGAGTCGGTCGATCGACAAGCCACGGAATCTGGCGAAGAGTGTGACGGTTGAGTAG